In Zobellia roscoffensis, the following are encoded in one genomic region:
- a CDS encoding peroxiredoxin, producing MAFVGKKFPNLNVNAMNDLGDTFQLNVLEEAQKNNKKVVLFWYPKDFTFVCPTELHAFQAALGEFEKRNTLVIGASCDTAEVHFAWLSTDKDNGGIEGVTYPLLADSNRNLASTLGILDITNEQYNEETGVVTVEGDNVTYRATYLIDEEGTVFHEGINHMPLGRNVNEYLRLIDAYTHVQEKGEVCPANWEEGKDAMTADRKGVASYLSAHAN from the coding sequence ATGGCTTTTGTAGGTAAAAAATTCCCCAACTTGAATGTAAACGCAATGAATGATTTAGGCGATACATTCCAATTGAACGTTTTAGAAGAAGCTCAAAAAAATAATAAGAAAGTTGTTCTTTTCTGGTACCCTAAAGACTTCACTTTTGTATGTCCAACTGAATTACATGCATTCCAAGCGGCCTTAGGTGAGTTCGAAAAAAGAAACACATTGGTAATTGGTGCATCTTGTGACACAGCAGAAGTACACTTTGCTTGGTTAAGTACCGATAAAGACAATGGTGGTATTGAAGGTGTTACCTACCCATTATTGGCAGATAGCAACCGTAACCTTGCCTCTACTTTAGGTATCCTAGATATTACTAACGAGCAGTATAATGAAGAAACTGGCGTTGTTACTGTTGAAGGTGATAACGTAACGTATCGTGCAACTTACCTTATTGATGAAGAAGGTACAGTTTTTCACGAAGGTATCAACCACATGCCATTAGGTAGAAACGTAAATGAATATTTACGTCTTATTGATGCTTACACTCACGTTCAAGAAAAAGGTGAAGTTTGCCCTGCAAACTGGGAAGAAGGAAAAGATGCAATGACCGCGGATAGAAAAGGTGTTGCAAGTTACCTTTCTGCACACGCTAACTAA
- a CDS encoding thioredoxin family protein, giving the protein MVLELDQDNLQEIIAEKKNVIVQYSAGWCGNCRIMKPKFKKEASTHGDFTFVIADAEKFPESRKLANVDNLPTFATFTNGEFKNQVQTNKYDVLKELISEAASN; this is encoded by the coding sequence ATGGTATTGGAATTGGATCAAGATAATCTGCAAGAAATCATTGCAGAGAAAAAAAATGTGATTGTACAGTATTCTGCCGGCTGGTGTGGCAACTGCCGTATTATGAAGCCTAAATTTAAAAAAGAGGCCTCAACGCACGGAGATTTCACTTTCGTAATTGCAGATGCAGAGAAGTTTCCGGAAAGTAGGAAACTAGCTAATGTAGACAACTTACCTACGTTTGCCACTTTCACTAACGGAGAGTTTAAAAATCAAGTACAAACGAACAAATACGATGTTCTAAAAGAATTGATCAGTGAAGCTGCCAGTAATTAA
- a CDS encoding DUF6952 family protein yields the protein MKLPVIKHLTNFIEENDEDFVVETIETLEALTEVPSLKDEELDVIGELISNMYGALEVQKSIKEGKPQKEALNEFMKRVMGSIDK from the coding sequence GTGAAGCTGCCAGTAATTAAGCATTTAACGAATTTTATTGAAGAAAACGACGAAGATTTTGTTGTTGAAACAATTGAGACACTGGAAGCACTGACCGAAGTACCCTCGCTTAAAGACGAAGAACTAGATGTTATTGGTGAATTGATTTCAAACATGTACGGTGCACTAGAAGTTCAAAAAAGCATCAAAGAGGGCAAACCTCAAAAAGAGGCTTTGAATGAATTTATGAAGCGCGTAATGGGTTCAATAGATAAATAA